From one Lotus japonicus ecotype B-129 chromosome 3, LjGifu_v1.2 genomic stretch:
- the LOC130743500 gene encoding transcription factor DUO1 codes for MDNVGVLVGKVKFTFCRVGLSVEKMHGKKDQEHIRKGPWKAEEDEVLLNHVKRYGPRDWSSIRSKGLLQRTGKSCRLRWVNKLRPNLKNGCKFSLEEERVVIELQAQIGNKWAKIASYLPGRTDNDVKNFWSSRQKRLARLLQTSATTSKSQKNKTKVPTMLHVPNLEAPKFSSSSEGEPSSKPQSCSFSFIDNSEVIKMIPLPDLILKSNQPLSSETSHVKQEFTPFDESCYKSTEQITFPQISELQTDLTFSMGSQDLLTRIDEPNFGDVFGTLDSSEFGLGLQHPIGFPFFDPSGSCRIGTTRDTIDHNSKNSGSFFDDFPEDMFDHMEAPASP; via the exons aTGGACAACGTGGGCGTGTTAGTGGGAAAAG TTAAATTTACTTTCTGTCGTGTTGGTCTTTCTGTGGAAAAAATGCATGGGAAGAAAGACCAAGAGCATATAAGGAAAGGGCCATGGAaagcagaagaagatgaagtgctGCTCAACCATGTCAAGAGGTATGGTCCAAGAGATTGGAGCTCCATTCGATCCAAAGGCCTTCTTCAAAGAACTGGCAAATCGTGCCGTCTTCGCTGGGTCAACAAGCTTCGACCCAACCTCAAGAA TGGGTGCAAGTTTTCACTTGAGGAAGAGAGGGTGGTGATAGAGTTGCAGGCACAAATTGGGAACAAGTGGGCTAAGATTGCGTCCTATTTGCCAGGGAGAACAGACAATGATGTGAAGAATTTCTGGAGCAGTAGGCAAAAGAGGTTGGCTAGGCTTCTGCAGACATCAGCAACAACCTCCAAATCGCAGAAGAATAAAACTAAAGTTCCCACCATGCTTCATGTTCCAAATTTGGAG GCTCCTAAGTTCAGTTCTTCATCAGAGGGAGAACCATCATCAAAGCCTCAGTCAtgttcattttctttcattGACAATTCTGAAGTTATCAAAATGATTCCACTACCAGATCTTATTCTAAAGTCCAATCAGCCTTTAAGTTCTGAGACAAGCCATGTTAAGCAAGAGTTCACCCCTTTTGATGAGAGTTGTTACAAAAGCACTGAACAAATCACCTTCCCCCAAATTTCAGAACTCCAAACTGATCTCACATTCTCAATGGGAAGCCAAGATCTCTTAACCAGAATTGATGAGCCAAATTTTGGTGATGTGTTTGGCACTCTGGACTCATCTGAATTTGGATTGGGTCTTCAACACCCCATTGGGTTCCCTTTCTTTGATCCATCAGGAAGTTGCAGAATTGGGACAACAAGGGATACAATTGATCATAACTCCAAAAACAGTGGTAGCTTCTTTGATGATTTCCCAGAAGACATGTTTGATCACATGGAAGCACCTGCAAGCCCATAA
- the LOC130742524 gene encoding obtusifoliol 14-alpha demethylase, with protein MEIIDGGGNKFLNTVLLLFATVAVAKLIITFIIPKPKKNLPPILGGFPLIGGLIRFLKGPIVMLREEYPKLGSVFTVKLFHWNVTFLIGPEVSAHFFKASESDLSQQEVYQFNVPTFGPGVVFDVDYSVRQEQFRFFTEALRVNKLKSYVNQMVAEAEDYFSKWGSSGEVDLKYELEHLIILTASRSLLGREVRDKLFDDVSALFHDLDNGMLPISVLFPYLPIPAHKRRDQARKKLSEIFEKIIVSRKSANKSEDDMLQCFIDSKYKDGRPTTEGEVTGLLIAALFAGQHTSSITSTWTGAYLMCNNKYLSAVVEEQKVLMEKHGDRVDHDVLAEMDVLYRCIKEALRLHPPLIMLLRSSHSDFSVTTREGKEYDIPKGHIVATSPAFANRLPHIFKDPDTYDPDRFAVGREEDKAAGAFSYISFGGGRHGCLGEPFAYLQIKAIWTHLLRNFELELVSPFPEIDWNAMVVGVKGKVMVRYKRRVLSANQ; from the exons atGGAAATCATTGATGGCGGCGGCAACAAGTTCCTCAACACCGTGCTCCTCCTCTTCGCCACCGTCGCCGTCGCCAAgctcatcatcaccttcatcatcCCCAAACCGAAGAAAAACCTCCCCCCAATTCTCGGCGGATTTCCCCTCATCGGCGGCCTCATCCGCTTCCTCAAAGGCCCGATCGTCATGCTCCGAGAAGAGTACCCGAAACTCGGCAGCGTCTTCACCGTCAAACTCTTCCACTGGAACGTCACGTTCTTGATTGGTCCTGAAGTCTCCGCGCACTTCTTCAAGGCGTCGGAATCTGATTTGAGTCAGCAGGAAGTGTATCAGTTCAATGTGCCTACGTTTGGACCTGGCGTGGTTTTCGATGTTGATTATTCTGTTAGGCAGGAGCAGTTTCGATTCTTCACGGAGGCTCTTAGGGTGAACAAGCTTAAGAGCTATGTTAATCAGATGGTTGCAGAAGCTGAG GACTATTTCTCGAAGTGGGGATCAAGTGGTGAGGTTGATTTGAAGTATGAGCTTGAGCATCTTATCATCTTGACTGCGAGTAGATCTCTGTTGGGGCGAGAAGTTCGTGACAAGCTCTTTGATGATGTATCTGCATTGTTCCATGACCTTGACAATGGGATGCTTCCAATCAGTGTTCTCTTCCCATACCTGCCAATTCCGGCTCACAAGCGCCGTGACCAAGCACGCAAGAAGCTTTCTGAAATCTTTGAGAAGATCATAGTTTCTCGCAAAAGTGCCAACAAATCAGAGGATGACATGCTGCAGTGCTTCATTGACTCAAAATACAAAGATGGTCGCCCTACAACTGAAGGTGAAGTCACCGggctcctcatcgctgctcttTTTGCAGGACAACACACCAGTTCAATCACCTCCACTTGGACTGGAGCATATCTCATGTGTAACAACAAGTACCTTTCTGCTGTGGTAGAGGAGCAGAAGGTGTTGATGGAGAAGCACGGGGACAGAGTCGATCATGATGTTTTGGCTGAGATGGACGTCCTGTATCGGTGCATTAAAGAAGCCTTGAGACTCCACCCTCCATTGATCATGCTCCTGAGAAGCTCACATAGTGATTTCAGTGTCACAACAAGAGAGGGGAAAGAGTATGATATTCCCAAGGGTCATATAGTTGCCACATCCCCTGCTTTTGCAAACCGGCTACCTCACATTTTCAAGGACCCTGACACTTACGATCCTGATCGGTTCGCTGTGGGAAGGGAAGAAGACAAGGCGGCTGGCGCATTCTCATACATTTCCTTTGGAGGGGGCAGACATGGATGCCTTGGGGAGCCCTTTGCTTATCTGCAGATTAAAGCAATATGGACTCATTTGCTGAGGAATTTCGAACTGGAGTTGGTGTCTCCTTTCCCTGAGATTGATTGGAATGCCATGGTTGTGGGAGTGAAAGGAAAAGTCATGGTCCGGTATAAGCGAAGGGTGCTTTCCGCTAATCAATAG
- the LOC130743503 gene encoding uncharacterized protein LOC130743503: MVLGFFSINMGHGWAYEAEVKAILKALIFCQHHNLKDIIIDSDSTTAVGWVTIKTNRPWKLLNDLNQIDFLMLEVHCLGVFHIYREANSSADNLAKAGCNRSNTLWWRSEGVLDSLAKAGVNRGSDLWWHSESVL, translated from the coding sequence ATGGTTCTTGGCTTCTTCTCAATCAATATGGGTCACGGGTGGGCTTATGAAGCTGAAGTAAAAGCTATCTTGAAGGCTCTGATCTTTTGCCAACATCACAATCTGAAAGATATAATTATTGATAGTGATTCTACAACTGCTGTTGGGTGGGTCACGATCAAGACTAATCGTCCGTGGAAGCTGTTAAATGATTTAAACCAAATTGACTTCCTGATGTTGGAAGTTCATTGCTTGGGTGTGTTTCATATTTACAGGGAAGCTAATTCCTCTGCTGATAATTTAGCAAAAGCAGGTTGCAATCGATCAAATACTCTCTGGTGGCGTTCTGAGGGGGTTTTAGATTCTTTGGCAAAGGCGGGCGTTAACAGAGGCTCTGATTTGTGGTGGCACTCTGAATCTGTTCTCTGA
- the LOC130748108 gene encoding UPF0481 protein At3g47200-like: MASGDTPFELSKTEFEMVKHIVNIQVLEDLCFSACSIYKVPHSLRKVNEEAYTPQLISIGPIHLHSLQLIPMQEQKKRYFHFFWDRVSNEHAMKSYKLYLESKEQEIRQCYAEKFHDINKEKFVDMILLDSVFIMELLLRNSSWKLSDSSKHEHDYVQTKSFRSKHSEDFILTQTWLSKSIARDLILLENQLPFFVLKKLYDSVVPDDSKKTEHSCFVDLALEYFAFYDTQRSSSDETKLVMDKNKSKKHYFSGSIGGGSSKKNPNSDNSMKNGKDRIKCPKNFTDLIRYFYLPSTDLGRSGRSHNVLKTATKLQESGVSFEKDLKRRLLEISFEKKRFLSSFLCLGCFTCTNLMNHVKARFVIPQLKVDHTTECVFRNLIALEQCHYPDQPYICNYVSLVDSLIHTQVDVELLVEKEVIVHELGSDKEVATLVNALCKHVVANTTCYSEIINELNLHYQNIWNRTVAALWLVYFRDPWRASSTLVGVAVLVFTVFNFLRVVRFVF; the protein is encoded by the coding sequence ATGGCATCTGGTGACACTCCATTTGAGTTATCCAAAACAGAATTTGAAATGGTGAAACACATTGTGAACATTCAAGTCCTAGAAGACCTATGTTTTTCCGCATGTAGCATCTACAAGGTTCCTCACAGTCTTCGCAAGGTGAACGAGGAAGCCTACACTCCTCAATTGATCTCCATAGGTCCCATTCACCTTCACAGCCTGCAACTGATCCCAATGCAGGAGCAAAAAAAGAGGTACTTCCACTTCTTCTGGGATCGCGTATCGAACGAGCACGCGATGAAGAGCTACAAGCTCTACCTGGAAAGCAAAGAACAAGAAATTAGGCAATGTTATGCAGAGAAATTCCATGACATCAACAAGGAGAAGTTTGTGGACATGATACTTTTGGATTCTGTTTTCATCATGGAGCTCTTGCTGAGGAACAGTTCATGGAAATTATCGGATTCGTCAAAACACGAGCATGATTACGTGCAGACAAAGTCTTTTAGGTCGAAGCACAGCGAGGATTTCATCTTGACACAGACATGGCTGAGCAAGAGCATTGCAAGGGATTTGATTTTGCTGGAAAATCAGTTACCTTTCTTTGTTCTGAAGAAGCTATATGATTCTGTTGTCCCTGATGACAGCAAAAAAACAGAACACTCTTGCTTTGTTGATCTTGCTCTTGAGTATTTCGCATTTTATGACACTCAAAGATCTTCCTCTGATGAAACAAAGCTGGTTATGGACAAGAACAAGTCCAAGAAACATTACTTCAGTGGCTCAATTGGAGGTGGTAGTTCGAAGAAAAACCCGAATTCGGACAATTCAATGAAGAATGGTAAAGATAGGATTAAATGCCCCAAAAATTTCACTGATTTGATAAGGTACTTTTACCTTCCCAGCACAGATTTAGGCAGAAGTGGTCGATCTCATAATGTGCTAAAAACTGCAACAAAGTTGCAGGAATCTGGTGTGAGCTTTGAGAAAGATTTGAAGAGAAGATTACTCGAAATAAGCTTCGAGAAGAAGCGATTTCTGAGCTCTTTCCTCTGCTTGGGTTGCTTCACTTGCACAAACTTGATGAACCATGTCAAAGCGCGATTCGTGATCCCTCAATTGAAGGTTGATCACACAACTGAATGTGTTTTCAGGAACCTCATTGCTCTTGAGCAGTGTCATTATCCGGATCAGCCATATATTTGTAACTATGTTTCTCTGGTTGATTCTCTGATACACACTCAGGTTGATGTGGAGTTGCTGGTTGAGAAGGAGGTTATTGTGCATGAATTAGGGAGTGATAAGGAAGTGGCCACTCTAGTTAATGCTCTTTGCAAACACGTCGTGGCGAACACGACATGTTACTCTGAGATAATCAATGAGCTCAATCTGCATTACCAGAACATTTGGAACCGTACCGTTGCGGCATTGTGGTTAGTTTACTTCAGGGATCCCTGGAGAGCTAGCTCCACTCTGGTGGGGGTTGCTGTGCTGGTTTTTACTGTGTTCAACTTCCTCCGTGTTGTCCGTTTTGTGTTCTAG
- the LOC130742525 gene encoding UPF0481 protein At3g47200-like, whose translation MESADEYHIQQIINITENVDPALWPQCCIYNVPASLFKVKEEAYTPLVISIGPIHHNNKKLKEMQEQKQRYFHFFWERLFRKHDLISYKAFLEQEEQNIRHCYQKKFPDISKQQFVHMIMLDAVFIMELFLREAKKWDHKDDPVVTQPCLGKTIQRDLLLLENQLPIYVLEKLFDTVVPQNSVKMHTRFVTLAHQYLASCYPYQELSSERKFEQKKWEKSLHFTDLVRYTYLPMKLSTQHKNSEKECVLLRTATKLSKVGVSFEKVHNRCLLDIKFEKKIFRAPLQIPQLKVDHTTECVLRNLIAFEQCHYPEEPYICNYVSVINSLIRTKDDAELLVEKEAIVHELRSDEDLATLVNSLCKNVVTNSTCYRKVMEDLNEHYNSDWNRTLGTLKWVYFKDPWRSSSTVLGIAVLIFIIFTLCRIISDFL comes from the coding sequence ATGGAATCTGCTGATGAATATCATATCCAACAAATAATTAACATCACAGAAAATGTTGACCCTGCACTTTGGCCTCAGTGTTGCATCTACAATGTTCCTGCTAGTCTTTTCAAGGTGAAAGAGGAGGCTTATACTCCTCTAGTGATCTCAATTGGCCCTATCCACCATAACAACAAAAAGCTGAAGGAAATGCAAGAGCAGAAACAAAGATACTTTCATTTCTTTTGGGAACGCCTATTTAGGAAACATGATTTAATAAGTTACAAAGCCTTCCTTGAACAAGAAGAGCAAAACATACGACACTGTTACCAAAAGAAATTCCCTGATATCAGCAAGCAACAATTTGTGCACATGATAATGTTGGATGCTGTTTTCATCATGGAGCTGTTTCTGAGGGAAGCAAAAAAATGGGACCACAAAGATGATCCTGTAGTAACTCAACCATGTCTTGGCAAAACTATCCAGCGTGACTTGTTGCTACTTGAGAATCAGCTTCCAATTTATGTGTTGGAGAAACTATTTGATACAGTTGTGCCACAAAACAGTGTCAAAATGCATACGCGATTTGTGACGCTTGCACACCAATACTTAGCATCTTGTTACCCTTATCAGGAATTATCTTCAGAAAGAAAGTTTGAGCAAAAGAAGTGGGAGAAATCTCTACATTTCACTGATTTGGTTAGATATACCTATCTACCCATGAAACTGAGCACTCAGCACAAAAATTCTGAGAAAGAGTGTGTGCTACTGAGGACTGCAACAAAGTTGAGTAAGGTTGGGGTGAGCTTTGAGAAGGTTCATAATAGATGCTTACTTGACATAAAGTTTGAGAAGAAAATCTTCAGAGCTCCACTTCAAATCCCCCAGCTAAAAGTGGACCACACAACAGAATGTGTTCTTAGGAACCTAATAGCCTTTGAGCAGTGCCACTATCCTGAGGAGCCTTACATTTGCAATTATGTTTCTGTAATCAACTCTCTTATTCGCACCAAAGATGATGCAGAACTGCTGGTTGAGAAAGAAGCCATTGTCCATGAACTGAGAAGTGATGAAGATCTGGCAACTCTGGTTAACAGTCTTTGCAAAAATGTTGTCACAAATTCAACATGTTACCGCAAGGTTATGGAAGATCTCAATGAACACTATAACAGTGATTGGAACAGGACTCTGGGTACATTAAAGTGGGTTTACTTCAAAGACCCTTGGAGAAGCAGTTCTACTGTGTTGGGGATTGCGGTCCtaatattcatcatcttcacatTGTGTCGTATTATCAGTGATTTCCTTTAG
- the LOC130749446 gene encoding UPF0481 protein At3g47200-like, which yields MPSSASTGYTAEHETEPQIEHIIDISKDIGPAMHDLCCIYKVPSNLRKVNDGEAYEPHLISIGPLHHNMPKLESMHKQKQRYFLSFWGRVTNKKSLENYKDFLKENTDTIRHYYSELDNNSPINENEFVDMILLDSVFILELFLRNSDQSERKKDYMFTTSWIFKGIQRDLLLLENQLPMFLLEALHRKVYNGNCQSFVELAVNYFEDYIPQSSTNDQIKEVMINNFCHFTDLIRSFYLPKEVQEKGWEPSKHFTPENKRILKTATRLFEAGVTFEVVHNRAMLEIKFKRIQVLNWFLCLGCIPGFKFFQCRLQMPQFKATQTTECVLRNLIALEQCHYSDQPFICSYVSLIDSLVNSNQDVSLLVDKEIIVHELGSNQELAEMTNGLCKNVVVTNNYYGKISRKLNDHYYCKWKRYMGMLTSVYFRDPWRISSTAVGIVFFVFAIMNFLRLVDLYKPKHH from the coding sequence ATGCCTTCTTCTGCTTCTACTGGTTACACTGCTGAACATGAAACAGAACCACAGATTGAACACATAATTGACATTTCTAAAGATATTGGGCCAGCAATGCATGATTTGTGTTGCATTTACAAGGTCCCTTCCAATCTCCGGAAGGTGAATGATGGAGAAGCCTATGAACCACACTTGATATCAATTGGCCCTTTACACCACAACATGCCTAAACTTGAATCAATGCATAAACAGAAGCAAAGgtattttctttccttctggGGACGTGTAACAAACAAAAAGTCTTTAGAAAACTACAAAGACTTCCTCAAAGAAAACACTGACACGATTCGCCATTATTACTCTGAGCTAGATAATAATAGCCCCATCAATGAAAATGAATTTGTGGACATGATCCTGTTAGATTCTGTCTTCATCTTGGAGCTGTTTCTGAGAAATTCAGATCAATCTGAAAGGAAAAAGGATTACATGTTCACAACATCATGGATTTTCAAGGGCATCCAGAGAGACTTGTTGCTCCTTGAAAATCAGCTTCCAATGTTTCTCTTGGAAGCATTACATAGAAAAGTTTACAATGGAAATTGTCAAAGTTTTGTTGAGCTTGCAGTGAACTACTTTGAAGATTATATTCCACAAAGTTCAACAAATGATCAAATCAAAGAAGTGATGATCAATAACTTTTGTCACTTCACTGATTTGATTAGAAGTTTCTACCTTCCAAAAGAAGTTCAGGAGAAAGGGTGGGAGCCATCAAAGCATTTCACCCCTGAAAACAAACGCATCCTTAAAACTGCAACAAGGCTTTTCGAAGCAGGGGTTACCTTTGAGGTAGTTCACAATAGAGCCATGTTAGAAATAAAGTTTAAGAGGATTCAAGTTTTGAACTGGTTTTTATGCCTTGGTTGCATTCCAGGCTTCAAGTTTTTCCAGTGTCGCTTGCAAATGCCTCAATTCAAAGCAACACAAACAACAGAATGTGTTTTGAGGAACCTCATTGCCTTGGAGCAATGTCACTATTCTGACCAACCTTTCATCTGCAGCTATGTTTCTCTCATTGATTCTCTTGTCAACTCTAATCAGGATGTGTCATTGCTTGTTGACAAAGAAATCATTGTTCATGAACTTGGCAGCAATCAAGAACTTGCAGAAATGACAAATGGTCTTTGCAAGAATGTTGTGGTGACAAATAATTATTATGGCAAGATTTCAAGGAAACTCAATGATCACTACTATTGCAAATGGAAGCGTTATATGGGAATGTTAACATCAGTGTACTTCCGTGATCCTTGGAGAATCAGCTCAACTGCTGTGGGAATTGTGTTTTTCGTGTTTGCTATTATGAACTTTCTCCGTCTTGTTGATTTATATAAACCAAAACACCATTAA